DNA sequence from the bacterium genome:
GCCGCCGGCTGCGGCCCCAAGTCCGAAGCCGCGACGTGCGCCGACTGCGGCATGGCCGTCGCCAAGGATAAGGCCACGCTGGTCGGCGGCAAGCTGTACTGCGGCCACTGCGCCGTCCGCCAGGCCGAGCAACCCGCCGGCGAGCAGCACGTCTGCGCCGCCTGCGGCATGACGATGGGTGAAGCCGACATGGTCCGGCAGGCCGAGCTGTGGTACTGCGGCCACTGCCTGCCCGCCCCCGCCGCGCCCGATTCGGCGGCGGCGGCCGACGCCGGCCGCACGGACGCCGGCCACTGAACCGACGGCCGCGGGCGCGACCGCCGGAACCCGCTTTGCGGCCGGGCCGCCGATGCGTTAACGTGGGGCGTCCGGAACGGTTCGGCGCGGATGGGGCATATTTTCGAGGATCGCGGCCCGCCCCCCGGGGAGCCGCGCGGAGGGTTTCCATGGCCATCCTGAAGGTCGCCCGCCTGGGCCACCCCGTCCTGCGCCGGGTCGCCGACCCGATCCCGCCGCAGGAGATCGCGGGGCCGGAGATCCAGGCGCTGATCCAGGACATGTTCGAGACCATGGACGAGTACAACGGGGTCGGCCTGGCCGCCCCGCAGGTGCACGTCTCGAGGCAGCTGGCCCTGGTCGGCGGCGAGACCGACGACGACGGCACGCCGCTGGTGCGCGTGGTGATCAACCCCGAGATCACCCCGACGACCGACAAGCAGTTCGGGATGTACGAAGGCTGCCTGAGCCTGCCCGGGATGCGCGGCTACGTCGAGCGTCCCGCGGCGGTGCACGTCCGCTACCTCGACGAGGACGGCGAGGTCGTCGAGGAGGACCTGGAGGGCTACCAGGCGGTGGTCATGCAGCACGAGTGCGACCACCTCCAGGGCCGGGTCTACATCGAGCGGATGAAGGACATCCGGCGGCTGGCTTTCGAGGAAGAGGCCGACCGTTACCTGCCCGTGGACGTGATGAACGACGGCCGGGACGTCTGAGGAACAGAACGCCTGACGAAGGAGCGAGATGAGCGCCGATCTGCTGACCCGGGCCGTGGAGGCCTTCAACAACCGCCGCTACGTCGATTCGGTCGCGCTGACCGCCGAGGGGCTCAAGGGCGCCGTCGGCCGCGACGAGCTGTTCTGGATGGGCCTGCACGAGGCCGCCGTCGGCTTCGAGCTGGTCATGGCCAAACAGCCGCGCAAGGGCGAGCAGAAGATGATCGAGGCCATGGAGAAGCTGCGCCACTTCGGCTACCGCTACGGCAACGTCGAGGTCACCAGCGTGCTGGCCGGCTTGCGCCGCGGCATCGAGGAGATCCGCAGCGTGGAATCGGGCCAGAAGCAGATGTTCGACACGACCCTGCTGCCGCAGATCAAGCTGTCCGGGAGCGCAGACGAGCGCTGAGGCCCGGCCGCGGACGACGCCGGGAGGCGCGATGATCCCCGATTCCCATCCCCTGGCCCCCGTCGCGCGCAAGATCGCCGCGGGAACCCGCCTCGACGAGCGCGACGGCCTGCTGCTGGCCGCGAGCGACGACCTGCCGCTGCTGGGCTGGCTGGCCCACACCGTCCGCGAGCGGATGCACGGGCGCAAGGTCTTCTACAACGTCAACCGGCACATCAACCCGACCAACGTCTGCTACGTCGGCTGCGAGCTGTGCGCCTACGCCGACGATCCGAACGCCCCGGGCACCTGGAGCTACAGCCCGCAGGAGTGCGTCGAGTTGGCCCGCCGCGACTTCATCCCCGGCACCAGCGAGTTCCACATCGTGGGCGGGCTGCACCCGCGCTGGAAGTTCCCCGTCTACCTGGACATCCTGCGCGCCCTGAAGCAGGCGTTCCCCGCCGTGCACCTGAAGGCCTTCACGATGGTGGAGATCGACTTCCTGGCGAAGATCGGCAAGCTGACCGTGCCCGAGACCATCGCCGCGCTGCGCGAGGCCGGCCTGGACAGCTGCCCCGGCGGCGGCGCCGAGATCTTCCACCCCGAGATCCACGACCGGATCGCCTCGAAGAAGATGTCGGGCGAACGCTGGCTCGAGGTGGCGGCCCTGTGCCACGAGGCCGGCCTGAAGACCAACTGCACGATGCTCTTCGGCCACGTCGAGGAGCCGCGCCACTGGGTCCACCACCTGCTCATGCTGCGCGACCAGCAGGACCGCACCGGCGGCTTCCAGTGCTTCATCCCGCTGGCCTTCCACCCGGCGGGCACCAAGTTCGCGGACCTGCCCGGCCCCACGCTGATCCAGAAGCTCAAGGTCGTGGCCCTGTCGCGCCTGCTGCTGGACAACGTCCCCCACGTGAAGGCCTACTGGGTCATGCTCGGGCGCGAGGTCGCCCAGTTGGCGCTGCGTTGCGGCGCCGACGACCTCGACGGCACGATCTCGGACGAGCGCATCACCCTGGCCGCCGGCGGCACCGCCGGCACGGGCATGACCCGCGACGAGATCGAGGCCTTCATCCGCGGCGTCGGCCTCGAACCCGTCCTGCGCGACACCCTCTACAACGAGCTTGCCACCGCC
Encoded proteins:
- the def gene encoding peptide deformylase — translated: MAILKVARLGHPVLRRVADPIPPQEIAGPEIQALIQDMFETMDEYNGVGLAAPQVHVSRQLALVGGETDDDGTPLVRVVINPEITPTTDKQFGMYEGCLSLPGMRGYVERPAAVHVRYLDEDGEVVEEDLEGYQAVVMQHECDHLQGRVYIERMKDIRRLAFEEEADRYLPVDVMNDGRDV
- the mqnE gene encoding aminofutalosine synthase MqnE; translation: MIPDSHPLAPVARKIAAGTRLDERDGLLLAASDDLPLLGWLAHTVRERMHGRKVFYNVNRHINPTNVCYVGCELCAYADDPNAPGTWSYSPQECVELARRDFIPGTSEFHIVGGLHPRWKFPVYLDILRALKQAFPAVHLKAFTMVEIDFLAKIGKLTVPETIAALREAGLDSCPGGGAEIFHPEIHDRIASKKMSGERWLEVAALCHEAGLKTNCTMLFGHVEEPRHWVHHLLMLRDQQDRTGGFQCFIPLAFHPAGTKFADLPGPTLIQKLKVVALSRLLLDNVPHVKAYWVMLGREVAQLALRCGADDLDGTISDERITLAAGGTAGTGMTRDEIEAFIRGVGLEPVLRDTLYNELATAG